The sequence ATGACTTCACTACTTTGGGAGCCCCAGCTGTAGCACTAATGTAATCCTCAGCACACCAGACGAACCGACCGTCTCGTGACAGTCTGGTGTTTGCTGAAATGCCTCATTTGTGTTCTTGTCCTTCCAGCATGAAGCCGGGTCCAGCAGCGCCTACTGCACCTCTGAAGGAAGAGGAGTTCCCAAGTCTCTCGAGTGCTGCAGTTACATCCCTGATGACCCCCGCTTATTCTGGACAGCCTAAAAAGACTTCATCTTTTCAAGAGGAGGACTTTCCCGCTCTGGTGCCTAAAGTCCGCCTTCTCAAACCTGCAGCAAGCTCCAACTCAGCATGGTCCAACAGCACTGCAGTGGCTAAGCCTAACCTTCAACTTCCTCCTCCCTCTAGAGCTCCCCCTCTTCTTTCAGCTGCACCCTCTGGACCTCAGCTCCTCTCTTCATCAAACTCCTCATGCATCCGCAAGAAGAAGAAAGTTGGTGAGAAAGGAAAAGTAGCACTTTCTCATTATCCATCTCTATCTGACGATGACAGTGTAGGAATGACGCAGCAGGAGTTCCGCTCAGTGCCCACCATGCTGGATATCTCCTCCCTGCTCACTGTTAAAGGAGGCGACAGCAAACCCTCTGTGACCTCATCCTCCTCAAATCCAACTCCAAATACAGACATCCCCTCGTCTAAagccagcaagaagaagaagcagaaaaatGCAGCGGCCTCCTCTGCGCCCACGGTATCGGGAATGGCAGGCTCTGTAAATGCAGTTGCAGTGGAAACGGCTGCACAGAAGGAAAATGTCCCTGAGAAAACCTCGAGCAAACTACTCTCCAGCACTGTCACAGCAACCTCAACCAGCTTATCAGCCAGTGGTACTGCTGACACGACATCAGCTGTTTGCAGAGATTCACCGGGGGTGACCCTACCACCTGGCATAGGTCCTGCTCCAGAGCCAGAGGAAGAATTCCCTGCTCTCATGACCAAGAAACCTCCTCCAGGTAAAACCTAGCGTCCTATTCCAAGTCTTCTAGCCTTACGAAAACGTACTGAGCCCCgcaaaagtatctttaaaagctttcacattttgtcacgttacatcTGAATGACAAGCACACAATTTAAACATTAAAGGTcactaaaaatagaaaaagtaacCAAAATGAGTCCAACAGGACAGGAGACCCAGACCCTCAGAGTTTTGTCGgagaacattactgaacaaatATAACAAAGCTCAAGCAGCAGCTTAAAGCAGGGTCTGGTTGTCAAGAACTTTTCCACGTTTCAATAACCAAAGTAAAATGACTACAAATCAGGCTGAAACTTCCGTGTTAATCTGTGTCTTTTTCAATCATCAGAGTCAAACCTCAAAAGACAAGCTGCTCTGAAACAACTTGTTCATCAGTATTAAACTATACAGGAGGCCAGTGTTTGATCTtgagattcttttttttttaatgcgaGCACAGTGCAGTCAGGGTTATTATCAGCCAAAACAGCTGGAAGCATAATATAAAGTTATGAAATTTGTTTAGCTGTGTCAACAGATCTGATTGGACCCTGTAAAACGGTTACAGTAACACTTTATCAGAGCCATCTCCTTAGGTGATCAGCAGAGTGGTGACTGTAATGTGTGTTTATCTGACAGGGTTCAAGACCTCCTTCCCAGTGAAGGCCACAGCATCGAGCCCACCCCCTGCCGTGCCCCCACCCCCACCTGGACTGGGAAGCTCCGCTCCAAAGCCGCCCCCAGGCTTCACAGGAATCCCCCTTAACAGCAATGTGGTGGAGCCTGCAGTCGGCCTGTGAGTAGTTATTAGCCCGCATGCAAATTATTGGCTGATTAGCAAAACGGTTAGTTAgccatgtgttttatttactgtttttatgtctggtctttttttgtttccccTTTAAGGCCCCCCAAGGTGCCGACTAATGGTTATTTGGTGCCGGATGACTTCCAGCAGAGAAACTTGGAGCTTATCAAGTCTATTAAAAAGTATCTCCACAATGATGAGTCAAAGTTCAACCAGTTCAAAAATTATTCCGCCCAGTTTAGACAGGTACTCTCAACATCTTACCCGTTTCATAACCAATCGATCATATAAGTGACATACTTCAAATCTTCTCCCATAACAGCCACTTAAATGAATGTTTATTGGGATGTAGGGCGCAATTgttaaatgaaaggaaaataatgtgtttttaacaGAAGATCTGAACAGTGTGCTTGTATTCAGCCTTCTTAGGTCAATACTTTTTAGAGCCACTACATCTCCACCACCATTGCTCCTGGTGGGAATGTTATGTTCTGGTTAGAGttgtacaatattttaaaatcgcAGTTGTCATTGCAATATCCGCAATATCTGTGCGGTTTTACAATCTCAAAGAGCCAATTTTGATGTAATATTTGGTAGGATATTATATTTCAAGTGCCATGCATTTAACTTCTGCATGCATATAACACATTCGGCCTGTTGGGTAGACTTTCATTGACCTTGATACCCACACTGGATCTTCATTATCAGTGGCTGAAATGCTAAAGCTTATAAAGAGTGGTGGACACATTGTGGTGAAAGAAAAGAGCCAGGAAAATGTGGGTTATTATTAATCAATATTGTCATCACAATATTCAGTGATAGTATTACGCTAGCATGTTTTCCTGAGGTTGTGCAGGCCTAGTTTTGGGTGACCTGCCACACAAAGCTTTTAGGACTTTAGCTGAAAAGATTagattttggtctcatcagatCAGAGTATCTCTTTCcatgtttgctatgtcccctacatggcttgggGCAAACTGCCAATGAGACATCTTATGGATTTAATCTTCCATAAATAAGTGCCAGAATCAAGAGATGCTtccacatgagctgtggatctcttcaGGTCCTCTAGAGTTGGTTGAGTTGCCAtattttggtaggtttgcaggtTTACAATGACAATGGATAAAACAGAGATGTATGAAGTTTTgtgacctaaccctgctttaacgtctccacaactatctccctgacctgtttgctgtgttccttggatgtggtctgtcacataaatttCCAATGAAAACATAGAAGTTTATATatctaatgtgacaaaactaGCACTGTAAATAGTACAGTTGAAAGTTGGAAACCCCGACTGCTTACCTGTCTTATTTAACTCTGTGCTCTCTGTTTCCAGAGCGTGATCTCGGGCGCCCAGTACCACAGCAGCTGCAAGGACCTGCTCGGAGACACCTTCAGCAGCATCTTCAATGAGCTGCTGGTGCTCCTACCGGACACTGGGAAGCAGCAGGAGCTCCTGACTGCCCACGCAGACTGCAAGGCGCTGGAGAAACAGTCCGGCGCCAGCGGAGGAAAGAAGAATAAGAACAAGAAGAACGCCTGGCAGATGCCGGTCACAGCGGCCAACACAGCGGGCGACCTGGACTGCCAGGTTTGCCCCACCTGCCGACAGGTTCTGGCCCCCAAAGACTTCAACTCCCACAAGACCCTGCACATCACTGAGAGCGAGGAGTTCCCTTCCTTGCAGTCAATCAGCCGTATCATCAGCTAGCCCCTCCCCTCGGTCTCCTTCTGCTCCGTTTGCCATTGTGGGGTCAATATTTCAGCTGTCCCTGCAGCTCTGTGAAAGCCTTGCAGCGATGCAGAAGCCAGCGTGCCACAACAGCAGCCTGGATGCTGTTAAACCCAGAGGAGCCTGAGGCCTCCCTTTGATTAAGAATGGCGTTGGTTGGTGGGGTTTTTGCGCTTGGATGAATATTATATTGATGGGTTGGTCCAAATGGTTTTCCAGTTCGGCCGACATCCTTTCAGGATGTCTCCTGCTGGCACTTAAACTGAGAGTGTCTCTAATCAGAACTTTAAATATAACAGAAATGGAGGAAGTTGTGTTGCTGCCTAACagagaattttttttaaacgttGCTTTTTGGTTTCACTTAAACAGAGAACCGCACTTTGTCTTGTTGACTTGGGTTAATAAGAGCATGCATGGCAGCGGTGCTGCTTGGTTTTACAACTAAAACGTGTTCAGTTCCAATAATCAGCACTATGTTCATTTAAATATAGCTGCTTAATGCAGAAGGCGCTCCGTTAATGGTGCAAAGAAATTAatgaattgattttttttttttttttttcttgatgtgAAAATAAGCTGCTTCTCATGTCTGTTCATATTTCAAGTGATGTTTTAATCTCCACACTCATTCCGTACGAATCCCAATCCGGTAAGCCTCGGAGGTTTGTCCACCATCGCTGGGgtttcaaaagaaaacaaaataaacacatctaCAATCCAGTACTACTTTTTAAGAATCGCTGGGATATAAGACTGTTGGTTATTTTCAGTCACAGCTTTAAattattgcacattttgttgtaatttgtgagactgaagaaatgtaaatatggtCGACgcttttgtttctattttaggTTTCTGGATTTGTCTGGTCCAAAATCTGCCCATATTTTCTGTCTGGAGATCATACATCAATGCGCTGTTTTCCATCAGCATCCAATAAAGCTGGCTGCATTGTACAGCACTGTATCAATGGTGTTTCCAGTTAATTATGTCACATTCAGGACTGAAACCACTGAATAAGGGtcgcatgttttccttttttccccgTGAGTGTCCTAGTTTTCAAAGAGAACATTAATTCATACACTACCAGGTTTCACAGGGCTTTTGAAagggaaacaggcccacagcatcacagatcctccaccgtaTGTTACAGTCGgcataagatttttttttttttttttttttgtgccttACCCACTGTTAAATGTTTAAGACCCTTTTAACCTCTACATTTTTTAtagattagaaagaaaaccttTGCAGGGACATATTGGGTACAGTAAATTGAGAAGTCTTTGCCCCCCtgacaaatgttttctgtttttgctttttcgcTATGTATACATGTTTCAGAccgttaaataatatttagtatcagacaaagataac is a genomic window of Girardinichthys multiradiatus isolate DD_20200921_A chromosome X, DD_fGirMul_XY1, whole genome shotgun sequence containing:
- the LOC124863589 gene encoding E3 ubiquitin-protein ligase ZNF598-like → MDPTTAKESEKTCVLCCQDIDIFALGKCDHPVCYRCSTKMRVLCDQKYCAVCREELDKVVFVKKLKAFQSLPYQQFPCEKRHDIYFIDEMTHSQYRRLLLSECVRCPEPKVFSRFEELEQHMRKQHELFCCKLCSKHLNIFSYERKWYNRKELARHRAHGDPDDTSHRGHPLCKFCDERYLDNDELLKHLRRDHYFCHFCDADGSQEYYSDYQYLSEHFRESHYLCEEGRCATEQFTHAFRSEIDYKAHKAAAHSKNRAEARQNRHIDLQFNYAPRQQRRNEVMVSGEDYEETRHNRGGRGRPQMGQKSWRYSREREEEDRQVEAALRASMAMQRQTERAAAQRQTERAAAQRQTERAAAQRQTERAAAQRQTERAAAQRQTERAAVQERSTSKHFREERAKRVEPEEPRHLTGQLKTMNKPPVKTMKSSNPGDEDDFTTLGAPAVALIMKPGPAAPTAPLKEEEFPSLSSAAVTSLMTPAYSGQPKKTSSFQEEDFPALVPKVRLLKPAASSNSAWSNSTAVAKPNLQLPPPSRAPPLLSAAPSGPQLLSSSNSSCIRKKKKVGEKGKVALSHYPSLSDDDSVGMTQQEFRSVPTMLDISSLLTVKGGDSKPSVTSSSSNPTPNTDIPSSKASKKKKQKNAAASSAPTVSGMAGSVNAVAVETAAQKENVPEKTSSKLLSSTVTATSTSLSASGTADTTSAVCRDSPGVTLPPGIGPAPEPEEEFPALMTKKPPPGFKTSFPVKATASSPPPAVPPPPPGLGSSAPKPPPGFTGIPLNSNVVEPAVGLPPKVPTNGYLVPDDFQQRNLELIKSIKKYLHNDESKFNQFKNYSAQFRQSVISGAQYHSSCKDLLGDTFSSIFNELLVLLPDTGKQQELLTAHADCKALEKQSGASGGKKNKNKKNAWQMPVTAANTAGDLDCQVCPTCRQVLAPKDFNSHKTLHITESEEFPSLQSISRIIS